From a single Acipenser ruthenus unplaced genomic scaffold, fAciRut3.2 maternal haplotype, whole genome shotgun sequence genomic region:
- the LOC131730506 gene encoding elongation factor 1-gamma-like, which yields MAAGTLYTYPENWRAFKALIAAQYSGAKVQVASSPPQFHFGQTNKTPDFLKKFPLGKVPAFQGDDGFCLFESNAIAHYLGSDALRGSSKEAAAQVLQWMSFADSEIVPPASAWVFPTLGIMQYNKQATELAKEEVRRLLELLNEHLKSRTFLVGERVSLADISVACALLWLYKQVLEPAFRQPFPNTNRWFSTCINQPQFRAVLGEVRLCEKMAQFDAKKFSEMQPKKEGAPKKEKASKEAKPQPEKKEKKASAAEEEEELDDCEAALASEPKSKDPFADLPKSTFVLDEFKRKYSNEDTLKVALPHFWEHFDREGYSIWYGEYKYPEDLTLTFMSCNLIAGMFQRLEKLRKNAFGSVILFGENNNGSISGIWVFRGQDLAFTLSPDWQIDYESYTWRKLAVDSEECKTMVKEYFAWEGDFTHVGKPFCQGKIFK from the exons ATGGCGGCCGGG actctcTACACCTATCCAGAGAACTGGAGGGCTTTCAAAGCCCTGATCGCTGCCCAGTACAGCGGAGCCAAGGTCCAGGTGGCCTCCTCCCCGCCCCAGTTCCACTTCGGACAGACCAACAAGACCCCGGATTTCCTCAAGAAATTCCCCCTGGGGAAG gtcccAGCCTTCCAGGGAGATGATGGTTTCTGTCTGTTTGAAAGCAACGCCATCGCTCACTACT TGGGCTCGGACGCGCTGCGTGGCTCCTCGAAGGAAGCTGCTGCTCAGGTCCTGCAGTGGATGAGTTTTGCCGACAGCGAGATCGTTCCTCCAGCCAGCGCCTGGGTCTTCCCTACCTTGGGCATCATGCAGTACAACAAGCAG GCGACAGAGCTTGCGAAGGAGGAAGTGCGCAGGCTGCTGGAGCTGCTGAATGAGCATCTGAAGAGCAGGACCTTCCTGGTGGGAGAGCGAGTGAGCCTGGCTGACATCAGCGTGGCCTGCGCGCTGCTCTGGCTGTACAAACAG gTCCTGGAGCCTGCTTTCAGACAGCCCTTCCCCAACACAAACCGCTGGTTCAGCACCTGCATCAACCAGCCGCAGTTCAGAGCTGTGCTGGGAGAGGTGCGGCTGTGTGAGAAGATGGCTCAGTTCGATG CCAAGAAGTTCAGCGAGATGCAGCCCAAGAAGGAGGGAGCCCCGAAGAAAGAGAAGGCGAGCAAGGAGGCCAAACCCCAGCCCGAGAAGAAAGAGAAGAAAGCGAGCGctgcggaggaggaggaggagctggacGACTGCGAGGCGGCACTGGCCTCCGAACCCAAATCCAAGGACCCCTTCGCTGACCTGCCCAAGAG CACCTTCGTGCTTGATGAGTTTAAGAGGAAGTACTCCAATGAAGACACTCTGAAAGTGGCTCTGCCGCACTTCTGGGAGCACTTTGACAGGGAGGGCTATTCCATCTGGTACGGAGAGTACAAATACCCCGAGGACCTGACCCTCACATTCATGAGCTGCAACCTCATCGCAG gaaTGTTCCAGCGCTTGGAGAAGCTGCGTAAGAATGCCTTCGGCAGCGTGATTCTGTTTGGAGAAAACAACAATGGCAGCATCTCTGGCATCTGGGTGTTCAGAGGACAGGACCTGGCCTTCACT CTCTCCCCGGACTGGCAGATTGACTACGAGTCCTACACCTGGAGGAAGCTGGCTGTGGACAGCGAGGAGTGCAAGACCATGGTGAAGGAGTACTTCGCCTGGGAGGGAGACTTCACACACGTGGGCAAGCCCTTCTGCCAGGGCAAGATCTTCAAGTGA